In Equus przewalskii isolate Varuska chromosome 6, EquPr2, whole genome shotgun sequence, one DNA window encodes the following:
- the SCN3B gene encoding sodium channel regulatory subunit beta-3, protein MPAFNRLFPLASLVLIFWAHVCFPVCVEVPSETEAVQGNPMKLRCISCMKREEVEATTVVEWFYRPEGGKDFLIYEYRNGHQEVESPFQGRLQWNGSKDLQDVSITVLNVTLNDSGLYTCNVSREFEFEAHRPFVKTTRLIPLRVTEEAGEDFTSVVSEIMMYILLVFLTLWLLIEMIYCYRKVSKAEEAAQENASDYLAIPSENKENSAVPVEE, encoded by the exons CCCATGTCTGCTTCCCCGTGTGTGTCGAAGTGCCCTCGGAGACGGAGGCCGTTCAGGGCAACCCCATGAAGCTGCGCTGCATCTCCTGCATgaagagggaggaggtggaggccaCCACGGTGGTGGAATGGTTCTACAGGCCTGAGGGCGGTAAAGATTTCCTT ATCTATGAGTATCGGAATGGTCACCAGGAGGTGGAAAGCCCCTTCCAGGGACGCCTGCAGTGGAATGGGAGCAAGGACTTGCAGGACGTGTCCATCACTGTGCTCAACGTCACCCTGAACGACTCTGGCCTCTACACCTGCAATGTGTCCCGGGAGTTTGAGTTTGAGGCACATCGCCCCTTTGTGAAGACCACACGGCTGATCCCCCTCCGAGTCACCGAGGAGG CTGGAGAggacttcacctctgtggtctcaGAAATCATGATGTACATTCTCCTGGTCTTCCTCACCTTGTGGCTGCTCATCGAGATGATATATTGCTACAGGAAGGTCTCAAAGGCTGAAGAGGCAGCCCAAGAAAATGC GTCTGACTACCTTGCCATCCCATCAGAGAACAAGGAGAACTCTGCAGTCCCAGTGGAGGAATAG